In a single window of the Centroberyx gerrardi isolate f3 chromosome 17, fCenGer3.hap1.cur.20231027, whole genome shotgun sequence genome:
- the tdh2 gene encoding L-threonine dehydrogenase 2 yields MQSGVRVCVSTVALLAPFCRGCRSRARSLPGRSFSCSPRQTSRWNSQDTCNPPLPRDNPRVLITGGLGQLGVGLAQMLRKQYGTENVILSDIKKPPPHVFSSGPFVYADVLDYKHLRELIVNNRITWLVHYSALLSAVGEANVALARKINITGLHNVLDLALENCLRLFVPSTIGAFGPSSPRDPAPDLCVQRPRTIYGVSKVHGELMGEYLHHKYGLDFRCLRYPGVISANTQPGGGTTDYAVQIFHDALSTGHHECYLRPDTRLPMMHISDCHRATVEFMQAPECQLSLRTYNIAAMSFTPEEVAKEIRKHLPHLKVTYNPDSVRQTIADSWPVRFDDSNARRDWGWAPDFALEELVADMLSSIRDKRTNEGLPVS; encoded by the exons ATGCAATCGGGTGTGCGGGTCTGTGTGTCCACTGTGGCTCTGCTGGCCCCGTTTTGCCGCGGGTGTCGCAGCAGGGCGCGCAGTTTGCCCGGCCGGAGCTTCAGCTGCTCGCCCCGGCAGACCAGCAGGTGGAACAGCCAGGACACCTGCAACCCCCCGCTTCCCCGGGACAACCCCCGCGTCCTCATCACAG GTGGCCTTGGACAGTTAGGTGTGGGACTTGCACAGATGCTGAG GAAACAGTACGGAACAGAGAATGTAATCCTGTCAGACATAAAGAAGCCTCCACCACATGTGTTCAGCAGTG GTCCATTTGTGTATGCCGATGTGTTGGACTACAAGCACCTCAGAGAACTGATTGTAAATAATCGTATCACTTGGCTGGTGCACTACAGCGCTCTGCTCAGCGCTGTGGGAGAGGCTAATGTGGCCTTGGCGCGCAAGATCAACATCACAG GCCTTCATAATGTGCTGGACTTGGCCTTGGAGAACTGCCTGCGTCTCTTCGTCCCCAGCACCATTGGAGCCTTTGGGCCTTCTTCTCCCCGGGACCCTGCGCCGGACCTCTGTGTCCAAAGGCCTCGAACCATCTACGGGGTGTCCAAAGTGCATGGAGAACTGATGGGGGAG tATCTCCATCATAAATATGGCCTGGACTTCCGCTGCCTACGCTACCCTGGCGTGATCTCAGCCAATACACAACCTGGGGGAGGAACAACAG ACTATGCAGTCCAGATCTTCCACGATGCTCTCAGCACAGGTCACCACGAGTGCTACCTGCGCCCAGACACCCGTCTTCCCATGATGCACATCTCCGACTGCCACCGTGCCACAGTGGAGTTCATGCAGGCTCCAGAGTGCCAGCTGTCCCTGCGCACCTACAACATCGCTGCCATGAGCTTCACCCCAGAAGAGGTGGCCAAGGAAATCCGCAAGCATCTGCCTCACCTCAAGGTCACCTACAACCCTGACTCTGTCCGCCAGACCATCG CGGACAGCTGGCCAGTGAGGTTTGATGACTCCAATGCCAGGAGAGATTGGGGCTGGGCACCAGACTTTGCGCTGGAAGAGCTGGTCGCAGACATGCTCAGCTCCATTCGAGACAAGAGGACCAACGAGGGACTGCCAGTCAGCTAG
- the LOC139912559 gene encoding myotubularin-related protein 9 isoform X1: protein MEFSEHIKTANVEAVVLRQPFHPPSRGTLCVTGHHLLFSDREEGGSRHVFLLLRNIDAIEKSVENLLGYSGFFSSAGQSERISGSSGTITIKCKDLCVLQLDIPGMEQCLNIAHSIETLSSLDCVSEMYPFFYRPPDLNLQDQWGLSSPEKHYAQMEELHDRWRLSDVNRDYSVCPSYPPAVIVPKVIDDDMLLKVAKFRQGGRFPVLCYYHRKNGMVIMRSSQPLIGANRKRCREDELLLQAVINDSDKGYIIDTRSSQQVQQARMTGGGFESKSTYSCWKRLHRQMERGKALQESLIKLVEACGDQSHNMDRWLSKLENSKWLSHVQTALSTAGLLAECVERDGHSVLVHGSEGTDSTLLISTLAQLIMDPCCRTLEGFLALLEREWVQAGHPLQQRCAHSAHSHARLQQEAPVFLLLLDCVWQLWRQFPLALGFTEALLLRLATEAYASNYGTFLCNSDQERCALGVKEKTHCLFQALLRPRERDRYSNPLYEPTELAIWPSVHPQSLQLWRACFLRWTQQARHLEEAQEEIRNMVIEWGKLTADVELFNTQTK, encoded by the exons ATGGAGTTTTCCGAGCACATCAAGACCGCCAATGTGGAGGCTGTGGTGCTCCGGCAGCCGTTCCACCCGCCGAGCAGAGGCACGCTGTGCGTCACCGggcatcacctcctcttctcggACAGGGAGGAGGGCGGCTCGCGGcacgtcttcctcctcctcaggaaCATCGATGCCATAGAGAAGAG TGTGGAAAACCTTTTGGGCTATTCCGGCTTCTTCTCTAGTGCAGGCCAGAGTGAAAG GATATCTGGATCCTCAGGGACCATCACCATCAAGTGTAAGGACCTGTGTGTGCTCCAGCTAGACATCCCAGGCATGGAGCAGTGTCTCAACATTGCCCACTCTATTGAG accCTGTCCTCTCTGGACTGCGTCTCGGAGATGTATCCCTTCTTTTACAGGCCGCCTGATCTCAACCTGCAGGACCAGTGGGGTCTCTCAAGCCCTGAAAAGCACTACGCTCAGATGGAGGAGCTA CATGACAGGTGGAGGCTGAGTGATGTAAACAGAGACTACTCAGTGTGTCCCTCCTACCCTCCGGCTGTCATTGTCCCCAAGGTCATAGATGATGACATGCTGCTGAAGGTGGCCAAGTTCAGACAGGGAGGACGCTTCCCCGTTCTCTGCTACTACCACAGGAAGAATGGCATG GTTATCATGCGCAGCAGTCAGCCGCTGATAGGAGCCAATAGGAAGCGCTGCAGGGAAGATgagctcctcctccaggccgTGATCAACGACTCGGACAAAGGTTACATCATCGACACCCGTTCCAGTCAGCAGGTTCAGCAGGCCCGGATGACAGGCGGCGGGTTCGAGTCCAAATCCACCTACAGCTGCTGGAAGAGACTgcacagacagatggaaag gggtAAAGCACTCCAGGAGAGTCTAATTAAGCTGGTGGAGGCCTGTGGAGACCAGTCCCACAATATGGACCGTTGGCTCAGTAAGCTAGAGAACTCTAAGTGGCTGTCTCACGTCCAAACCGCCCTGTCGACCGCTGGCCTGCTGGCAGAGTGTGTGGAGAG GGACGGTCATTCGGTTCTGGTCCACGGCTCTGAAGGGACGGACTCCACTCTGCTCATCAGCACTCTGGCTCAGCTCATCATGGACCCATGCTGCCGCACTCTAGAGGGCTTCCTCGCTCTGCTGGAAAGGGAGTGGGtacag GCGGGTCACCCATTGCAGCAGCGGTGTGCCCACTCGGCCCACTCCCACGCCCGTCTCCAGCAGGAGGCGCCAgtcttcctgctgctgctggactgcGTGTGGCAGCTGTGGCGCCAGTTCCCCCTGGCACTGGGCTTCACCGAGGCCCTGCTGCTGAGGCTGGCCACAGAGGCCTACGCCTCCAACTACGGCACCTTCCTCTGTAACAGCGACCAGGAGAG GTGTGCCTTAGGGGTGAAGGAGAAGACTCACTGTTTGTTTCAGGCCCTGCTGAGGCCCAGGGAGAGAGACCGCTACTCCAACCCCCTGTATGAGCCCACTGAGCTGGCCATCTGGCCCTCAGTCCACCCCCAGTCCCTGCAGCTCTGGAGAG CCTGTTTTCTGAGGTGGACCCAACAGGCTCGTCACCTGGAAGAGGCCCAGGAGGAGATAAGGAACATGGTGATTGAGTGGGGCAAGTTGACAGCTGATGTGGAGCTTTTCAATACCCAGACAAAGTGA
- the LOC139912559 gene encoding myotubularin-related protein 9 isoform X2 translates to MEFSEHIKTANVEAVVLRQPFHPPSRGTLCVTGHHLLFSDREEGGSRHVFLLLRNIDAIEKRISGSSGTITIKCKDLCVLQLDIPGMEQCLNIAHSIETLSSLDCVSEMYPFFYRPPDLNLQDQWGLSSPEKHYAQMEELHDRWRLSDVNRDYSVCPSYPPAVIVPKVIDDDMLLKVAKFRQGGRFPVLCYYHRKNGMVIMRSSQPLIGANRKRCREDELLLQAVINDSDKGYIIDTRSSQQVQQARMTGGGFESKSTYSCWKRLHRQMERGKALQESLIKLVEACGDQSHNMDRWLSKLENSKWLSHVQTALSTAGLLAECVERDGHSVLVHGSEGTDSTLLISTLAQLIMDPCCRTLEGFLALLEREWVQAGHPLQQRCAHSAHSHARLQQEAPVFLLLLDCVWQLWRQFPLALGFTEALLLRLATEAYASNYGTFLCNSDQERCALGVKEKTHCLFQALLRPRERDRYSNPLYEPTELAIWPSVHPQSLQLWRACFLRWTQQARHLEEAQEEIRNMVIEWGKLTADVELFNTQTK, encoded by the exons ATGGAGTTTTCCGAGCACATCAAGACCGCCAATGTGGAGGCTGTGGTGCTCCGGCAGCCGTTCCACCCGCCGAGCAGAGGCACGCTGTGCGTCACCGggcatcacctcctcttctcggACAGGGAGGAGGGCGGCTCGCGGcacgtcttcctcctcctcaggaaCATCGATGCCATAGAGAAGAG GATATCTGGATCCTCAGGGACCATCACCATCAAGTGTAAGGACCTGTGTGTGCTCCAGCTAGACATCCCAGGCATGGAGCAGTGTCTCAACATTGCCCACTCTATTGAG accCTGTCCTCTCTGGACTGCGTCTCGGAGATGTATCCCTTCTTTTACAGGCCGCCTGATCTCAACCTGCAGGACCAGTGGGGTCTCTCAAGCCCTGAAAAGCACTACGCTCAGATGGAGGAGCTA CATGACAGGTGGAGGCTGAGTGATGTAAACAGAGACTACTCAGTGTGTCCCTCCTACCCTCCGGCTGTCATTGTCCCCAAGGTCATAGATGATGACATGCTGCTGAAGGTGGCCAAGTTCAGACAGGGAGGACGCTTCCCCGTTCTCTGCTACTACCACAGGAAGAATGGCATG GTTATCATGCGCAGCAGTCAGCCGCTGATAGGAGCCAATAGGAAGCGCTGCAGGGAAGATgagctcctcctccaggccgTGATCAACGACTCGGACAAAGGTTACATCATCGACACCCGTTCCAGTCAGCAGGTTCAGCAGGCCCGGATGACAGGCGGCGGGTTCGAGTCCAAATCCACCTACAGCTGCTGGAAGAGACTgcacagacagatggaaag gggtAAAGCACTCCAGGAGAGTCTAATTAAGCTGGTGGAGGCCTGTGGAGACCAGTCCCACAATATGGACCGTTGGCTCAGTAAGCTAGAGAACTCTAAGTGGCTGTCTCACGTCCAAACCGCCCTGTCGACCGCTGGCCTGCTGGCAGAGTGTGTGGAGAG GGACGGTCATTCGGTTCTGGTCCACGGCTCTGAAGGGACGGACTCCACTCTGCTCATCAGCACTCTGGCTCAGCTCATCATGGACCCATGCTGCCGCACTCTAGAGGGCTTCCTCGCTCTGCTGGAAAGGGAGTGGGtacag GCGGGTCACCCATTGCAGCAGCGGTGTGCCCACTCGGCCCACTCCCACGCCCGTCTCCAGCAGGAGGCGCCAgtcttcctgctgctgctggactgcGTGTGGCAGCTGTGGCGCCAGTTCCCCCTGGCACTGGGCTTCACCGAGGCCCTGCTGCTGAGGCTGGCCACAGAGGCCTACGCCTCCAACTACGGCACCTTCCTCTGTAACAGCGACCAGGAGAG GTGTGCCTTAGGGGTGAAGGAGAAGACTCACTGTTTGTTTCAGGCCCTGCTGAGGCCCAGGGAGAGAGACCGCTACTCCAACCCCCTGTATGAGCCCACTGAGCTGGCCATCTGGCCCTCAGTCCACCCCCAGTCCCTGCAGCTCTGGAGAG CCTGTTTTCTGAGGTGGACCCAACAGGCTCGTCACCTGGAAGAGGCCCAGGAGGAGATAAGGAACATGGTGATTGAGTGGGGCAAGTTGACAGCTGATGTGGAGCTTTTCAATACCCAGACAAAGTGA
- the fam167b gene encoding protein FAM167B, giving the protein MRQGSVALQSPSFQSRRRTLMQPHSFASSRTSHVAPMDFKEFGGDDISEADTEDLDSVKALTEKLKLQTRRPSYFEWQERLQSRPWEESAEDSPKDSPDSGGEAVNMPVILRDENSELVVRNICGFDTIDDALDFLRKELREMQVQDNRLARQLIRLRGEIHRLKVEQVCHRHKEMLDDATYELEECGEESDLLCDIPMKATFALSTPLKHLGLTKMNINSRRFSLC; this is encoded by the exons ATGAGGCAAGGATCTGTTGCGCTCCAATCGCCAAGTTTCCAATCCAGACGGCGCACTTTAATGCAGCCTCATTCATTTGCTTCTAGCCGAACTTCCCACGTCGCACCTATGGATTTTAAAGAGTTTGGGGGAGATGACATCTCCGAGGCAGACACAGAAGATTTGGATAGCGTGAAGGCGCTGACAGAAAAGCTGAAATTACAGACGCGCAGACCATCTTATTTTGAATGGCAAGAGCGGTTACAGAGCCGACCGTGGGAAGAAAGTGCAGAGGACAGTCCGAAAGACAGCCCAGACTCAGGAGGAGAAGCTGTGAACATGCCTGTCATTTTGAGAGATGAGAATTCAGAACTAGTTGTGCGCAACATCTGCGGCTTTGATACCATTGACGATGCTTTGGACTTTCTGAGAAAAGAGCTG agAGAGATGCAGGTTCAGGACAACCGCCTGGCCCGCCAGCTGATCCGCCTGCGGGGGGAGATCCACCGGCTGAAAGTGGAGCAGGTGTGCCACCGTCACAAGGAGATGCTCGACGACGCCACGTACGAGCTGGAGGAGTGCGGTGAGGAGTCGGACCTGCTCTGCGACATCCCCATGAAGGCCACCTTCGCCCTGTCCACCCCCCTCAAGCACCTGGGCCTCACCAAGATGAACATCAACTCCAGGCGCTTCTCGCTGTGTTAA